TGACGAAACGCCTGATGGCGCCATCCGTGTCAACGGCGCGCAAGAAGGAAGAGCAGCGGCACGCCGTCATGAACGCTCACAATCAGGAAGTGATCGACAAGCTGCGCGAACTCGTTACCACCATCAAGGCCAACGCCGAAGATGTGGGGGAGCGGTTTCCCGAGGAGGCGCGCAAAATCCACTATGGCGAGGCCGAGCAACGCGGCCTGATTGGCAAGGCAACCGCCGAAGAGGCGCGCGAGTTGATCGAGGAGGGTGTCGAGATCGCACCGCTTCCCGTTCTCCCAGACGACAACAATTGATCATTTGAAGCAGCCGAGGGACGCTGGCTCATTATCTCGCGATGTGTAATTTCGGGCTGCATGTCGAGACTACGACAGCCCGGCTTCTTTCGAGCCGTGCCGAAATTGTCACCTGGCGAGAAGGTGAACGCATCTCATCTATCTTGAGATAGTCCTCGCCTTTTGGGCAAACCGTCACGCAGACGGGCATTGGCAGCCTCCGCGCGTGCTGGACCATTGTCGATCCGGTTCCAGCGCGATGTCTATTGCCGTAACGGGGCTTTCTTGTGCCGTTGGTAAGGCAAGCACTGAAGCCCGTCATCAGCGTTGCCAAGTATTTCAAATACCTACGCATGGCAGAGCTCTTGGTTGTGAGGAGCTGAGCGCAACAGTGCAGGAGTGGAAAATGCGCGTAGGCAGCCTCGCTTGTCGGCTCATCTCTCGGCTGAAATTACGGGCTGCCCATGGTCTGCGCTCAGGGTTGTGCAGGTAATGAATATGATGCGTCTGCGCGAAATTGCAAACAAGTCTTGCTTCCAGAGCAATCGCGACTTGCCCCCACTGCCTGGGCGACGGCACACATTGCCGTGTCCGGCGCCAAAACTGATAGTAGGTGGCAGATTTCCATGCAGCCTTGACTCGCGAAAGGTCTGTGTCACCTTCGTGTGTACATTTTCGGCTCATCGAGGAGCGACGTTTATGTCAGGTGCAATGGTGAGTGGCGAGGCTACGCCCTCCTGGCAAGACCGTGCCATTGCAAAACTCGCGACCAACTACGAATTGGATGACGAAAGTAAAGCTATAGCCAAGACAGCATTCAGCGCCCTTGGCCAAGTTCTGCATGATCGGCGACTTTACAGTCCCCATACCATTTCTGAGCCTACAATTATTGTCGGCGGACAACAGTTTGCCGTTCCCTTGAATGGACCGGAGGTGCCTGCCGCAGTAATTGACCAACTGGCTTCAAGTCCGATCCTAAGACAATACGCAGACAACGGAAAGCTTACCGGCGCGGGGATTCAGGCGCTGCTTAACAATCCGGCGGCAGTTCGCTCGATCTTCGGAGGCCGGTTTCCGATACTGGCTTGTATGGATGCCGATTAATCTTGACGACGAGACGCGTAATTCCCTGGACGGGAGTGCTCAGGCAA
The Rhizobium sp. ARZ01 genome window above contains:
- a CDS encoding DUF1178 family protein, producing MIRYDLICDNAHEFEGWFGSAEDFDRQKERALVGCPSCGSPRVTKRLMAPSVSTARKKEEQRHAVMNAHNQEVIDKLRELVTTIKANAEDVGERFPEEARKIHYGEAEQRGLIGKATAEEARELIEEGVEIAPLPVLPDDNN